The proteins below come from a single Conger conger chromosome 10, fConCon1.1, whole genome shotgun sequence genomic window:
- the LOC133139378 gene encoding mitochondrial intermembrane space import and assembly protein 40-like, which translates to MSYCREEGKDRIIFVTKEDHEAPSNAELIEEDPDDPYEEHGLILPSGDINWNCPCLGGMASGPCGEQFKSAFSCFHYSKAELKGSECMDQFRGMQECMQKYPELYPQEDEKESASTAGASDPEPATSAPPQDSAPDSPSSSTDTPPTDRPANS; encoded by the exons ATGTCTTATTGCAGAGAAGAAG GTAAGGATCGCATTATCTTTGTGACAAAGGAGGACCATGAAGCCCCTAGCAATGCGGAGCTTATAGAAGAAGACCCCGATGATCCCTATGAGGAGCACG GCCTGATCCTGCCCAGCGGAGACATCAACTGGAACTGCCCGTGCCTGGGGGGCATGGCCAGCGGGCCTTGCGGAGAGCAATTCAAGTCAGCCTTCTCCTGCTTCCACTACAGCAAGGCGGAGCTGAAGGGCTCGGAGTGCATGGACCAGTTCCGCGGGATGCAGGAGTGCATGCAGAAATACCCGGAGCTCTACCCCCAGGAGGACGAGAAGGAGAGCGCTTCAACAGCAGGGGCCtccgaccctgagcctgccacCTCCGCCCCCCCTCAAGACTCAGCGCCTGATTCGCCCTCTTCCTCAACAGACACACCTCCCACAGACAGACCAGCCAATAGTTAA
- the uroc1 gene encoding urocanate hydratase: MEALDTGQRALGRTFHLTFIFRLAALKRFLHFCLATGNSMSTLKELCGGLPLDPLPPNRGRDPRVPHAPVRTPNLSPQEERLALRNALRYFPSSLHSTLASEFAQELRQYGHIYMYRFCPPICMRAYPIDEYPCRTRQAAAIMHMIMNNLDPAVAQFPQELVTYGGNGQVFSNWAQFWLVLHYLSDMSEDQTLVMYSGHPLGLFPSLSSSPRLVITNGMVIPNYSSRGDYEKNFAMGVTMYGQMTAGSYCYIGPQGIVHGTLLTVLNAGRRYLSSGDLAGRVFVTSGLGGMSGAQAKAAVIAGCVGVIAEVDEVPLKKRHEQGWLMEVTSDLEHCIQRIRDSKKSKMALSLGYHGNIVDLWERLVTEYESTGERLVDLGSDQTSLHNPFSGGYYPASLSLQQASQLMATDPTRFRTAVHESLRRQVQAINKLADAGMFFWDYGNAFLLEAQRAGAEVEKTGAGKTEFRYPSYVQDIMGDIFSLGFGPFRWVCTSADPRDLAQTDDIAAAVLEDISASVSERVRQQYNDNISWIRQAGKHSMVVGSQARILYSDQKGRVSIALAINQAIADGRVSAPVVISRDHHDVSGTDSPFRETSNVYDGSAFCADMAVQNFVGDAFRGATWVALHNGGGVGWGEVMNGGFGLVLDGSEEAARRASMMLNWDVSNGVARRCWSGNANAYDTIQRTMEEHSHLRVTMPFPVQDEHVLDRALQG, translated from the exons ATGGAGGCTTTGGACACTGGTCAAAGAGCTCTGGGAAGAACATTTCATCTGACATTTATCTTCAGGTTAGCAG CCCTGAAAAGATTCCTGCATTTCTGTTTGGCAACCGGAAACAGCATGTCCACGTTAAAGGAGCTTTGTGGGGGTCTACCCCTtgacccccttccccccaacAGAGGCAGAGACCCCAGAGTCCCACACGCACCTGTCCGTACACCCAACCTTTCACCGCAGGAAGAGAGG CTGGCACTGAGGAATGCTCTGCGGTACTTTCCCTCTTCCCTCCACTCCACTTTGGCATCTGAGTTTGCCCAGGAGCTGCGTCAGTATGGACACATCTACATGTACCGCTTCTGCCCTCCTATCTGCATGAG GGCGTATCCCATAGATGAGTATCCCTGCCGCACACGCCAGGCAGCGGCCATCATGCACATGATCATGAACAACCTGGACCCTGCTGTGGCACAG TTTCCTCAGGAACTGGTGACCTACGGTGGAAACGGACAGGTGTTCAGCAACTGGGCCCAG TTCTGGCTGGTGCTACACTACCTCAGTGACATGTCCGAGGACCAGACGCTGGTGATGTACAGTGGACACCCCCTGGGTCTCTTCCCCAGTCTCAGCTCTTCCCCACGCCTGGTCATCACCAATGGCATG GTCATTCCAAATTACTCCTCCAGAGGAGACTATGAAAAGAACTTTGCTATGGGGGTTACAAT GTATGGACAGATGACAGCAGGAAGCTACTGCTACATTGGACCACAGGGAATCGTGCATGGCACTTTG CTGACGGTGCTGAACGCCGGGCGGCGGTACCTGAGCTCCGGTGACCTGGCGGGCCGTGTGTTTGTGACCTCTGGCCTGGGTGGAATGAGCGGGGCTCAGGCCAAGGCTGCAGTCATCGCTGGCTGTGTGGGGGTCATTGCTGAG GTGGATGAGGTTCCTCTGAAAAAGAGGCATGAGCAGGGCTGGTTAATGGAGGTCACCAGTGATCTGGAGCACTGCATTCAGCGTATACG AGACTCAAAGAAGTCCAAGATGGCCCTCAGTCTGGGTTACCATGGCAACATTGTGGATCTCTG GGAGAGACTGGTGACTGAATACGAGTCCACAGGGGAGAGGCTGGTGGATCTGGGCTCGGACCAGACCTCCCTCCATAACCCCTTTAGCGGGGGGTACTACCCAGCCAGCCTCAGCCTGCAGCAGGCCAGTCAGCTCATGGCCACTGACCCCACCCGCTTCCGCACTGCTGTCCATGAGAG CCTGCGTAGGCAGGTTCAGGCCATCAACAAGCTGGCTGACGCAGGCATGTTCTTCTGGGACTATGGTAACGCCTTCCTCCTGGAGGCCCAAAGAGCAG GTGCGGAGGTGGAGAAGACCGGGGCAGGGAAGACAGAGTTCAGATACCCTTCCTATGTTCAGGACATCATGGG GGATATATTCTCCCTGGGCTTTGGGCCTTTCCGTTGGGTCTGTACGTCAGCTGACCCCCGCGACCTGGCGCAGACTGATGACATCGCTGCTGCTGTCCTGGAGGACATCAGTGCCTCAG TTTCAGAACGTGTGAGACAGCAGTACAATGACAACATTTCCTGGATCCGCCAGGCTGGGAAACACAGTATG GTGGTCGGCTCCCAGGCACGAATTCTCTACTCTGACCAGAAAGGACGAGTGTCCATAGCTTTGGCCATCAATCAAGCTATTGCTGATGGGAGGGTCTCG GCCCCTGTGGTGATCAGTCGCGACCATCATGACGTCAGCGGCACTGACAGCCCCTTTAGAGAGACCTCCAATGTGTACGATGGCTCGGCCTTCTGTGCTG ACATGGCAGTGCAGAACTTTGTGGGCGATGCCTTCCGCGGGGCCACCTGGGTGGCGCTTCACAACGGAGGAGGAGTGGGCTG GGGTGAGGTGATGAATGGAGGCTTTGGGCTGGTTCTGGATGGCTCAGAGGAAGCAGCTCGGCGTGCTAGCATGATGCTCAACTGGGATGTGTCCAATGGG GTGGCACGGCGGTGCTGGTCCGGGAACGCCAATGCCTACGACACCATCCAGCGCACCATGGAGGAGCACAGCCACCTGCGGGTCACCATGCCTTTCCCTGTGCAGGATGAGCACGTGCTGGACCGGGCCTTGCAGGGCTAA